Within the Gossypium raimondii isolate GPD5lz chromosome 12, ASM2569854v1, whole genome shotgun sequence genome, the region ttgaaaaattttgaaaccaaaGTTTAAGCTCCATGTATATACGGGGCCATGTGTCAGAGACTCACATGATGGCGGCCCATTGCCAATGCTCTGAACCGTCACTGTGTCTGCAGGTAGCTCATCTATTCCATCttccctctctctctctgtaCTGGAAATTTGGGTACCACTAACATTTTCCAATTAGAAGGAAAAATGCTCTCCTCACATTCACATTTCACAGTAAAATACGTGACAAAAACCAATTTCACTGTGGGTTTCGGTTTAACTTATCTATCTGCCACGTATTTTAAATCTTTGCATACGAAGAGAATATGacaaaatcatttataatttGCCAATAATTCTTAGATATACGGCACCACCTAGCAATTCAAGCCTTAAATCAAGGCTATTtttcgttatttatttattttatgaattgagCATGGGCAAAATAAtacgatttttttttcaaaaagaaaaaccacTAGATATCAAGTAAGCCCAAGTTTGTGGTCTTTTCGTTTGACTTGGGTCCATTTTCAATCAGATCCTTTTTTACAAAGCAACATGCAAAATAAAAGCTTTCTCGAATCACGTGCATCCCATCTTTAAAGTTTGCTCCgcctaatttaataatttaacagtaatcattaattaattttggaaagCACTTTTTGACTAAAGATCTTTCCACTGTTGAAGTTTCAGTAAGTACAAAACTCAACACACAATTTAAACGGAAATAACGGATGATTAGTCCTTCCCAGAATCCAATTTAAACTGTCGGCACCAATTTCACGAGCCAAACTGCCATGTGTcgttttaaatgtttttcacCTCCGTTCTATCCCGCGCATTTTAGCATCCCTGGCGCACCCAAACCGACGCCCTTAACTTTTAATACAACTACACAGTAATTAAAAACAGTGTCCCCAGTCTTCTTTAATTGCATAACCAAAATTGGAGGGCATCCCGTTTTAAAAACCTTGGGAAACACAGAAACCTCAAAACCCAGTTTTCTTTCTTACAGGAAATGGTGTGTCCTGAGTTTTCTCATCCTCAATCTTCTTCTCCCATGGCGAAACCTCGGAACCGGTCGTTTTGGTGTCTTCCCGATGCCTTTCTTGTCTTTGGTGTTGCATTTTTAGCTCTTTTATTAGTAGCGTCATTTTGGTCTTTTTTCACTCCAACACCAAACTTTGAACCCACTGTAACCGACCCACCCTCCAAGTTGAGCATGAATCCAGTCGATTGCTCGGAAAGCGGGTTCGGAGTTAACTTAAAATCCGATCCCAAAGACCCCACCTTTTACGACGACCCGGAGATGAGTTACTCCCTTGAAAAGCCGGTGAAAGATTGGGATCAAAAACGCGCAGAGTGGTTGAAGCACCATCCTTCTTTCGCCGCCGGAGCACGTGAAAGAATCGTTCTTGTAACTGGGTCCCAACCCAAGCCATGTAAGAATCCCATTGGTGATCATTTACTCTTGCGTTTCTTTAAGAACAAGGTTGATTACTGTAGAATCCATGGCTACgatattttttacaataactTGTTATTGCACCCCAAAATGGGTTCCTATTGGGCAAAGTTACCTGTGGTTAAAGCAGCCATGTTAGCTCACCCTGAAGCTGAGTGGATCTGGTGGGTTGACTCGGACGCCTTGTTTACAGACATGGAGTTTAAGTTACCCTTAGAAAGGTACAAAAACCATAACTTGGTTGTTCATGGTTGGCCTAAGTTGATTTATGAGAAGAAAAGTTGGACCAGTTTAAATGCTGGGGTTTTTCTGATTAGGAATTGCCAATGGTCTATGGATTTGATTAACACTTGGTCTAGCATGGGTCCAATGAGTAAAGATTATGAGAAGTGGGGTCAGATTCAACGATTAACGTTCAAAGATAAGCTTTTCCCTGAATCAGATGATCAGTCGGCTCTGGTTTATTTGCTTTATAcagaaaaagagaaatattaTGATCATATTTATTTGGAAGGAGAGTTTTATTTTGAAGGGTATTGGGTTGAGATTGTTGGAGGGTACGAGAACACAACGGAGAGATACTTGGAGATTGAGAGAGGGGCGCCAAAGTTAAGGAGGAGACATGCTGAGAAAGTGAGTGAGCAATACGCAGCGTTTAGGGAAGAATTCCTGAAGGAAGCTGGGAATGGGAAAGGGAGTTGGAGGAGACCATTGATCACTCATTTCACGGGTTGTCAGCCTTGTAGTGGTGACCATAATCTGATGTATGCTGGGGAGTCTTGTTGGAATGGGATGGTCAAAGCTTTGAACTTTGCTGATAATCAGGTGTTGCGCAAGTATGGGTTTGTGCACTCGGATCTACATGATTCCTCCACTGTTACTGAAATTCCCTTTGATTACCCTGCGGATGAGGGTCCATGGTGAAAaccaatacaaaacatacaaaaagGTATGGTTTTTCATTATCTTATGCCATGTACAAAAGAGTTggcttttaaattattttaattttgggtggTGGGGACTGGGGAGGGAGGGCTTTGCTGTGTTGAAGTAATGCATGATATTGAAGGATAATGATGTTGTTGTTGAGTAACCCCAACTATCAAAAATTGCTGCTAGATGTTGGTGTTTGGTAGGTGGGGATATTAGAGGCTTAAAAGGCTGGTTTTTGTTTAATGGTTTTCTGGTGGTATTTAAGTCTTTTCTTGACAAAACAATGAGGCTTTTTGCAAGCATGAAAGGGACTTCAGATCATTCCCTTCCCCTTGGGTAAATAAATTCTTTAGTTGAACTCATTTTCAAATGGTTCTTAAGCTTAGTTAGGTAAGTGAGTATAGGccttctaaaaaattattttaaattaggtAGAATTTCTATGTTTGGAACTACTTGGGTTCAATATCAACTACTCATATTTATGCACATTTATTACTAAGggttcttttttaattatttcttttgatATATTAGGACTAATAGCAACATTTCCAACTTTAATTGGATTTGCAATAGAGAatagatttataattttgatttcgaAACTAtgatttagggtaaactaccaaaatatttatttttgtttgcctcggattatattttagtcatttatatttgaaatgttacgctttagtcacttacgttatcgagTTGTAACATTTTAGGTACTGAGCCATTAATTGTCATTAACAGTGTAACGATAAGTTGACTTGgtatgttaaatcatcattccaaacaaaaattttaggttaaattatacaattggtccctatattttttttgttttgagtaatttaattcttttcttttatgttcttttaatttttttaattttcattttattctccttccaattttttccttttccatttcttttaactagtttttctatgttttctatttgttaaaactagtccatatacttttatatcttttaacaatttaattttttctttctatttctttatttgttaaagctaaatatatttgattatatacTTTATGTGTAAACCCAGAAACCATTTTTTGTCACTGCAAGATGAATAAAATCGATCCTATTGAATTAATCAATAACGATTCTTTTTCGATATATCGTAGAACACCAAGTTAAATTCTACCAAAGACATTGATTTGCTTACCAAATTGGTGCCAAGAACTAGAAATCAAGTTAACCCTAATGAGATCAGAAGAATTAACAAGTATCATGAGAATCTTCATTGAAATATTAAGTCCAAGCAATTCTATAAAATCACCACACCGATCCATTTTTGGATTCTTTGCATGGCTtcaataataattgtaaaatattagaAACCCCAATTCACAATTGTCTATAATAagtaaaaaagattaaaagaaaaatctttaTTATGGGTTTTCATTGAAGATTAGTACAAAATTGTTATCCTAagctaaaaacataataaaaactaaTCAAAAGAAAGATTACATAGAGCGTACAAGAAATACttaataccaaaataaaagtatagggactagttttaacaaatgaaaaatataaaaaattaaaagaaaaaaattaaattgctcaaaacgaaaataatataggaactaagtgtataatttaatctaaaatttttatttaaaatgataatttaacgtgccacgtcaactTACCGTTATACTGTGACAATTAACGGAtcagtgattaaaatgttacaacatgataacgtaagtgactaaaacgtaacatttcacatacaagtgactaaaatgtaacttgaaataaacaaaaatgactattttaataatttaccctatgatttattattttcttgaaattggaaatcattattttcACTTTAACTCTATCTTCGGATAAATGTTACCAGACTtttagatttttcttaaaatataggTGGTCGGTCTTTAATCTCTTTTtgatgttaaaattgaatttagcTATGCCTTGTTCTTGtatgtaggggtgagcattcgatcgaatcgaatcgaataaaaattttcgagttaatcgagttttcgaatctcattttatcatcctaactttatttgaagttttctcgaatcgagtcgagtgagatggaattcgaatcgaattgaatcgaatatatttgttcgagttaaattttaaaaaaataattttgggtccttataaccgttgtcacccatcgtaataaaatttgtctaccttaatcaaattttttattaactttcatcgcctcataatttatttattaattttttatatcttgattagtttatttgcttgcttagttgtttcaattatcttgattcttgtcactatgtattttggaattaaaaatatattaaatgtaaaaatatgatttttaataaaagttatttcaaaaataaaatgtgaaattgataccaatataaaattttaacacgaatattttatggtataattaataattcaattttaatataaatattcaatatgactaaacaattcaataatataaataatataaaatgtgaaatttaatttaataatataaatagtaaatataaataaaattattactatttatgtttagtgatttttggataattttgatttttatttgagagtaaagagtgagaagtaaaagtttaggaggaaaataaaaagttttggggaataaaagtttgagggaaagtaaataggaggagtaaaattttggagggaaaatattaaaaaaaattggaggggggagggtttggggtagatgggaggtgggaggtgggatggaaagggaataaaagttttaggggaaaagtgagaatgagtaaaaattttgagagaaaataaaaagttttgagggtttttgggagtaaaattttgagaaaaagtaaatgggagagtaaaattttggtgggaaatgtattttgggtagattggggggttgggaggggaggggagtaaaagttctagggggaaagtgggaaggagtaaaagttttgagggaaaagtaaaaaggtttgggagtttagggtaaaactgtcaaatattatagtttgatattcgaattattcgaattattcgagttattcgaattcgaaaacttaactcgattcgaactcgaaattcgaaaaaaaaattcgagttgattcgaataactcgattaactcgaataactcgattcgtttaactcgaaattcgaattttttttcgattttttcgagtcgaatcgagttttgctcacccctacttgtATGTATTGAAATACATCTGCAAGGAGAAtgccatttttgtttttctgtgCTTTTGTTTGTATGCAACAATGGTAAAAGAAAGAACATGTACATCATATATTCTATAGCATTAAGTTTAGGAGTTGAAGGTATTTTAACGTAGCTGAAGTTGATGAAATTTGTTTTGTTAGACAGAGAAGAGAATAGCTAGAGTGAAGCAATGCGCGAATTTAGCAGCATTCATGCCAGGGCTCTGCTCTTTCTTTCTACTTTATAAGAGGTGCGGTTGAAATGGAGAAATGTTGCTGTTAAATCCCATCCAGCAGAAGTTTGTTAATTTTGTCATCATATTTTTGGACATGCCTTACTTTGCTTTGGATGTGATTATTAGCCGTTAATTGCTCTTCAGGTCTTGCAGAAAGTGCcgtgaatatttatataaagaCCTTGATTATAGCaatataatttgatccaatatcagcttattattgttagtttttTTGTAGCATGAAACTTCCATTGTTTTTGCCTTCATCACATGCATGATTACAGATTTGAAAAGCATAAGAAAACCCAAAAGTGCTGCTGACACAGATCCTGAGGAATTAAGATGTAGCAATTTATCATAAAGGTTGTATGGATATCCATCGACTGAACATTGCAAAACATTCCTTCGGATTGAACTCCGGAGCCGTGTGACCTCCTCCATGCAAAATACCACACTccgttacaaaaaaaaaaaatgacagCCAAATCACTAAAATTATCATACTCTTGCCTTGACGGTTGCAAATGTGAGGTCATTTCCATATTCTATCGAGTATCTGCAACAAAAAAGCAAGCAAAATTAAGCTCTTACACACATGGGAAACAAAATCTGTggtaaccatttttttaaaagcacAAAAatgggatcgactttgaaaataaaatgggagtcgccaccgatcttttattaaggtgtgaccggttcaccgttaaaaatgattttggtctgcaaattttgaaaaaaacaggttcgggagtcggttacgcacgaggaagggctagcaccctcgtgacgcccaaaattggtaccgaatggattgtttaatgtcttagtgtcgaaactttgaaaagattctaaaatatgatcctttaaagtttaaatttgaataaaccaaattgaatgATAAGACGTACTTCCTTCGAAGAAAAAATTGTCACATTCAATGAATTAGGGTGTGACAACTCACTTGTCAAAATTAGGtatgtctttttaatttttaaatttcaaaattcatgcattttgaGGAGGTTGTTCGGTCATTTAAGTCAAatgagaaatcagaatccagtaagttaggtttcgatttctcgaGGTTCTTAAACGccaaacattgcctttattttaaaatcaggATAACAGAATGTCacatccaataagttaggatccGGCATTTTGAAATCCTAAATGCTTAGTTTTAGAattgtatgattttaataaaataagcacATGGCTACCTAAGTTCATcgagaaaaattggaacccagtaagttagggcacaattctctcaagaattatAAACGCTAGGtctttttaatatgaaatagaatgatgaaagtaaaattttt harbors:
- the LOC105763455 gene encoding putative glycosyltransferase 7; amino-acid sequence: MVCPEFSHPQSSSPMAKPRNRSFWCLPDAFLVFGVAFLALLLVASFWSFFTPTPNFEPTVTDPPSKLSMNPVDCSESGFGVNLKSDPKDPTFYDDPEMSYSLEKPVKDWDQKRAEWLKHHPSFAAGARERIVLVTGSQPKPCKNPIGDHLLLRFFKNKVDYCRIHGYDIFYNNLLLHPKMGSYWAKLPVVKAAMLAHPEAEWIWWVDSDALFTDMEFKLPLERYKNHNLVVHGWPKLIYEKKSWTSLNAGVFLIRNCQWSMDLINTWSSMGPMSKDYEKWGQIQRLTFKDKLFPESDDQSALVYLLYTEKEKYYDHIYLEGEFYFEGYWVEIVGGYENTTERYLEIERGAPKLRRRHAEKVSEQYAAFREEFLKEAGNGKGSWRRPLITHFTGCQPCSGDHNLMYAGESCWNGMVKALNFADNQVLRKYGFVHSDLHDSSTVTEIPFDYPADEGPW